In Choloepus didactylus isolate mChoDid1 chromosome X, mChoDid1.pri, whole genome shotgun sequence, a genomic segment contains:
- the APEX2 gene encoding DNA-(apurinic or apyrimidinic site) endonuclease 2 isoform X2, with protein MLRLVSWNINGIRSPLQGVVHREPSSCAPVAVERILDKLGDVLTEPLAIVEGYNSYFSFSRNRSGYSGVATFCKDNATPVAAEEGLSGLLATQNGCVGCYGNMDEFTQEELRALDSEGRALLTQHKIRTNESQERTLTLINVYCPHADPGKPERLAFKMRFYRLLQIRAEALLAAGSHVIILGDLNTAHRPIDHWDALNLECFEEDPGRKWMDGLLGVWGCQAGSHVGPFMDSFRCFQPKQEGAFTCWSAVSGARHLNYGSRLDYVLGDRALVIDTFQDSFLLPEVMGSDHCPVGAVLSVSSVPAKQCPPLCTCFLPEFAGTQLKILHFLVHLEQDAVFGQSALQVTNQTQVQMHQNKARVRSSRLRSSQAGSSRGQKNLMSYFQPSSRHPRSSADLEQSSLQLMHDLGTPMTPKEKVTAKVVEVRAKASETRDEKEVQTLFWKSVLGGPSPMPLCGGHREPCVMRTVKKPGPNLGHHFYMCARPQGPPSDPSSRCNFFLWRRPS; from the exons ATGTTGCGTTTGGTGAGCTGGAACATCAATGGGATTCGGAGCCCCTTGCAAGGGGTGGTACACCGAGAGCCCAGCAGCTGCGCCCCCGTGGCCGTAGAGCGCATTCTGGACAAGCTAG GGGATGTGCTGACAGAACCCCTGGCTATTGTTGAGGGCTATAACTCCTATTTCAGCTTCAGCCGCAACCGTAGTGGCTATTCAG GCGTAGCCACCTTCTGTAAAGACAACGCTACCCCAGTAGCTGCTGAAGAAGGCCTGAGTGGCCTGCTTGCCACTCAGAATGGGTGCGTGGGTTGCTATGGAAACATGGATGAGTTCACCCAAGAGGAGCTTCGGGCTCTGGATAGTGAGGGCCGGGCCCTCCTGACACAGCACAAGATCCG CACAAATGAAAGCCAGGAGAGGACTTTGACACTCATCAACGTGTACTGTCCCCATGCTGACCCTGGAAAGCCTGAGCGGCTAGCCTTTAAGATGCGCTTCTATCGCTTGTTGCAGATCCGAGCAGAAGCCCTCCTAGCAGCTGGCAG CCACGTGATCATTCTAGGTGACCTGAACACAGCCCACCGCCCCATTGACCACTGGGATGCACTCAATTTG GAATGCTTTGAAGAGGATCCAGGGCGCAAATGGATGGATGGCTTGCTTGGTGTCTGGGGGTGCCAGGCTGGGTCCCATGTAGGGCCCTTTATGGATAGCTTCCGCTGCTTTCAACCAAAGCAGGAGGGGGCCTTCACCTGCTGGTCAGCGGTCAGTGGTGCCCGCCATCTCAACTATGGCTCCCGACTTGACTATGTGCTGGGGGACAGGGCTCTGGTCATAGATACCTTCCAGGACTCCTTCCTATTGCCTGAGGTGATGGGCTCTGACCACTGCCCTGTGGGCGCAGTCTTGAGTGTGTCCTCTGTGCCTGCAAAACAATGCCCACCCCTGTGTACCTGCTTCCTTCCTGAGTTTGCAGGCACCCAACTCAAGATCCTTCACTTCCTAGTTCACCTCGAACAAGATGCTGTATTTGGGCAGTCAGCACTGCAAGTCACCAATCAAACCCAGGTACAGATGCACCAAAACAAAGCCCGTGTGCGTTCATCCAGACTTCGGTCAAGCCAGGCTGGCTCCAGCAGAGGCCAGAAAAACCTGATGAGCTACTTCCAGCCATCATCCAGGCATCCCCGATCCTCTGCAGACTTGGAACAGTCTAGCCTGCAACTGATGCATGACCTGGGGACCCCAATGACCCCAAAGGAGAAGGTGACAGCCAAAGTGGTAGAAGTACGGGCCAAGGCTTCAGAGACCAGGGATGAGAAAGAGGTGCAGACTTTGTTCTGGAAGTCTGTGCTAGGGGGTCCCTCACCCATGCCCCTTTGTGGGGGCCACAGGGAGCCATGTGTGATGCGTACTGTGAAGAAGCCAGGACCCAACCTGGGTCACCACTTCTACATGTGTGCCAGGCCCCAGGGTCCTCCCAGTGACCCCTCCTCCCGCTGTAACTTCTTCCTCTGGAGGAGGCCCAGCTGA
- the APEX2 gene encoding DNA-(apurinic or apyrimidinic site) endonuclease 2 isoform X3, with protein sequence MLRLVSWNINGIRSPLQGVVHREPSSCAPVAVERILDKLGADIVCFQETKVTRDVLTEPLAIVEGYNSYFSFSRNRSGYSGVATFCKDNATPVAAEEGLSGLLATQNGCVGCYGNMDEFTQEELRALDSEGRALLTQHKIRHVIILGDLNTAHRPIDHWDALNLECFEEDPGRKWMDGLLGVWGCQAGSHVGPFMDSFRCFQPKQEGAFTCWSAVSGARHLNYGSRLDYVLGDRALVIDTFQDSFLLPEVMGSDHCPVGAVLSVSSVPAKQCPPLCTCFLPEFAGTQLKILHFLVHLEQDAVFGQSALQVTNQTQVQMHQNKARVRSSRLRSSQAGSSRGQKNLMSYFQPSSRHPRSSADLEQSSLQLMHDLGTPMTPKEKVTAKVVEVRAKASETRDEKEVQTLFWKSVLGGPSPMPLCGGHREPCVMRTVKKPGPNLGHHFYMCARPQGPPSDPSSRCNFFLWRRPS encoded by the exons ATGTTGCGTTTGGTGAGCTGGAACATCAATGGGATTCGGAGCCCCTTGCAAGGGGTGGTACACCGAGAGCCCAGCAGCTGCGCCCCCGTGGCCGTAGAGCGCATTCTGGACAAGCTAGGTGCCGACATCGTCTGTTTCCAGGAGACCAAAGTGACCA GGGATGTGCTGACAGAACCCCTGGCTATTGTTGAGGGCTATAACTCCTATTTCAGCTTCAGCCGCAACCGTAGTGGCTATTCAG GCGTAGCCACCTTCTGTAAAGACAACGCTACCCCAGTAGCTGCTGAAGAAGGCCTGAGTGGCCTGCTTGCCACTCAGAATGGGTGCGTGGGTTGCTATGGAAACATGGATGAGTTCACCCAAGAGGAGCTTCGGGCTCTGGATAGTGAGGGCCGGGCCCTCCTGACACAGCACAAGATCCG CCACGTGATCATTCTAGGTGACCTGAACACAGCCCACCGCCCCATTGACCACTGGGATGCACTCAATTTG GAATGCTTTGAAGAGGATCCAGGGCGCAAATGGATGGATGGCTTGCTTGGTGTCTGGGGGTGCCAGGCTGGGTCCCATGTAGGGCCCTTTATGGATAGCTTCCGCTGCTTTCAACCAAAGCAGGAGGGGGCCTTCACCTGCTGGTCAGCGGTCAGTGGTGCCCGCCATCTCAACTATGGCTCCCGACTTGACTATGTGCTGGGGGACAGGGCTCTGGTCATAGATACCTTCCAGGACTCCTTCCTATTGCCTGAGGTGATGGGCTCTGACCACTGCCCTGTGGGCGCAGTCTTGAGTGTGTCCTCTGTGCCTGCAAAACAATGCCCACCCCTGTGTACCTGCTTCCTTCCTGAGTTTGCAGGCACCCAACTCAAGATCCTTCACTTCCTAGTTCACCTCGAACAAGATGCTGTATTTGGGCAGTCAGCACTGCAAGTCACCAATCAAACCCAGGTACAGATGCACCAAAACAAAGCCCGTGTGCGTTCATCCAGACTTCGGTCAAGCCAGGCTGGCTCCAGCAGAGGCCAGAAAAACCTGATGAGCTACTTCCAGCCATCATCCAGGCATCCCCGATCCTCTGCAGACTTGGAACAGTCTAGCCTGCAACTGATGCATGACCTGGGGACCCCAATGACCCCAAAGGAGAAGGTGACAGCCAAAGTGGTAGAAGTACGGGCCAAGGCTTCAGAGACCAGGGATGAGAAAGAGGTGCAGACTTTGTTCTGGAAGTCTGTGCTAGGGGGTCCCTCACCCATGCCCCTTTGTGGGGGCCACAGGGAGCCATGTGTGATGCGTACTGTGAAGAAGCCAGGACCCAACCTGGGTCACCACTTCTACATGTGTGCCAGGCCCCAGGGTCCTCCCAGTGACCCCTCCTCCCGCTGTAACTTCTTCCTCTGGAGGAGGCCCAGCTGA
- the APEX2 gene encoding DNA-(apurinic or apyrimidinic site) endonuclease 2 isoform X1 codes for MLRLVSWNINGIRSPLQGVVHREPSSCAPVAVERILDKLGADIVCFQETKVTRDVLTEPLAIVEGYNSYFSFSRNRSGYSGVATFCKDNATPVAAEEGLSGLLATQNGCVGCYGNMDEFTQEELRALDSEGRALLTQHKIRTNESQERTLTLINVYCPHADPGKPERLAFKMRFYRLLQIRAEALLAAGSHVIILGDLNTAHRPIDHWDALNLECFEEDPGRKWMDGLLGVWGCQAGSHVGPFMDSFRCFQPKQEGAFTCWSAVSGARHLNYGSRLDYVLGDRALVIDTFQDSFLLPEVMGSDHCPVGAVLSVSSVPAKQCPPLCTCFLPEFAGTQLKILHFLVHLEQDAVFGQSALQVTNQTQVQMHQNKARVRSSRLRSSQAGSSRGQKNLMSYFQPSSRHPRSSADLEQSSLQLMHDLGTPMTPKEKVTAKVVEVRAKASETRDEKEVQTLFWKSVLGGPSPMPLCGGHREPCVMRTVKKPGPNLGHHFYMCARPQGPPSDPSSRCNFFLWRRPS; via the exons ATGTTGCGTTTGGTGAGCTGGAACATCAATGGGATTCGGAGCCCCTTGCAAGGGGTGGTACACCGAGAGCCCAGCAGCTGCGCCCCCGTGGCCGTAGAGCGCATTCTGGACAAGCTAGGTGCCGACATCGTCTGTTTCCAGGAGACCAAAGTGACCA GGGATGTGCTGACAGAACCCCTGGCTATTGTTGAGGGCTATAACTCCTATTTCAGCTTCAGCCGCAACCGTAGTGGCTATTCAG GCGTAGCCACCTTCTGTAAAGACAACGCTACCCCAGTAGCTGCTGAAGAAGGCCTGAGTGGCCTGCTTGCCACTCAGAATGGGTGCGTGGGTTGCTATGGAAACATGGATGAGTTCACCCAAGAGGAGCTTCGGGCTCTGGATAGTGAGGGCCGGGCCCTCCTGACACAGCACAAGATCCG CACAAATGAAAGCCAGGAGAGGACTTTGACACTCATCAACGTGTACTGTCCCCATGCTGACCCTGGAAAGCCTGAGCGGCTAGCCTTTAAGATGCGCTTCTATCGCTTGTTGCAGATCCGAGCAGAAGCCCTCCTAGCAGCTGGCAG CCACGTGATCATTCTAGGTGACCTGAACACAGCCCACCGCCCCATTGACCACTGGGATGCACTCAATTTG GAATGCTTTGAAGAGGATCCAGGGCGCAAATGGATGGATGGCTTGCTTGGTGTCTGGGGGTGCCAGGCTGGGTCCCATGTAGGGCCCTTTATGGATAGCTTCCGCTGCTTTCAACCAAAGCAGGAGGGGGCCTTCACCTGCTGGTCAGCGGTCAGTGGTGCCCGCCATCTCAACTATGGCTCCCGACTTGACTATGTGCTGGGGGACAGGGCTCTGGTCATAGATACCTTCCAGGACTCCTTCCTATTGCCTGAGGTGATGGGCTCTGACCACTGCCCTGTGGGCGCAGTCTTGAGTGTGTCCTCTGTGCCTGCAAAACAATGCCCACCCCTGTGTACCTGCTTCCTTCCTGAGTTTGCAGGCACCCAACTCAAGATCCTTCACTTCCTAGTTCACCTCGAACAAGATGCTGTATTTGGGCAGTCAGCACTGCAAGTCACCAATCAAACCCAGGTACAGATGCACCAAAACAAAGCCCGTGTGCGTTCATCCAGACTTCGGTCAAGCCAGGCTGGCTCCAGCAGAGGCCAGAAAAACCTGATGAGCTACTTCCAGCCATCATCCAGGCATCCCCGATCCTCTGCAGACTTGGAACAGTCTAGCCTGCAACTGATGCATGACCTGGGGACCCCAATGACCCCAAAGGAGAAGGTGACAGCCAAAGTGGTAGAAGTACGGGCCAAGGCTTCAGAGACCAGGGATGAGAAAGAGGTGCAGACTTTGTTCTGGAAGTCTGTGCTAGGGGGTCCCTCACCCATGCCCCTTTGTGGGGGCCACAGGGAGCCATGTGTGATGCGTACTGTGAAGAAGCCAGGACCCAACCTGGGTCACCACTTCTACATGTGTGCCAGGCCCCAGGGTCCTCCCAGTGACCCCTCCTCCCGCTGTAACTTCTTCCTCTGGAGGAGGCCCAGCTGA